TGGAAGGCAACCTTTCTAGAGATCTTCAAGGGAAAACAGAACACATAATGAAGGGCGATTACACTAATGTTTCAAGCACCAAAGGAACTAAAGAGGCTAATGAAAAAGATATTAGCAATGCTACAGTGCATAAAGGCAAAGATAAAGACATTATGATAATTAAGGAATTGAATGGCCAGAAGGATCGATCTGGTGCTACAAAACCACATAAAAAAGGTGAAGTCGGAGGTGGTGTCATTAGTGGCAGCCATGTGAAAGTAGCTGGTACCATCAAACTAGATAAAAGGGATGGAGCAAGAGAAGATATCATTGATGGGAAGCCGAAGAGCCAGATGGAACCTACTCGTTTCTCCAAAACACACACGAAAGAGGAAGGTGATGCTGCTATCACAGGAAGGCTGCTCAGTCAAGTGGAGGATCCTGTTTACACTAAAACAGGTAAGACAAACCGAAGTGGAGTTATATTGAGTGAGAAACTTAACAGTCATGTAGATGGGTTTGGAGTTACTAAAACCAACCCAAAAGGTGAAGTTAATTTCCTTAGAAGGATTTCTGGCAGCCAAATATCAGGACCTGGTGAAATACAGCAAGGCGGAAAAGGTGCTAGTGAAGTTGATATTACTCCAAGGAAGTCTAATATTGGTGAAGGAGATCTTGGTTTTCCCAAAGCTCATCGAAAAGAAGTTAGCAGTCctgaaaaaataaacagaaaagggCATGAAAGCTCTCCGGGTGACCCAGAGATGCATGAAAGAGACAAAACCAGATTTGGTGTCCCATTTCAAGAAGTCAACAAGGACACTGTAAAAGGAAGTATCAGTTACAGCAACCCAGCCGCTGAAACTGCTGCAGATCTCAGGAGGAGTAATATAGATCCTTCTGACCGAAAGGCAGAACACCGTGGTCAAAAAACAATTCAGCTCAAAAGTGCCCTGTCTTTATCTCATGGATCTCATAAAAACAGCCAAGGTGCCCTTAATATTCCCAAGGATGACAAGCTCAAAAACCCGGAGCATTCTTCATTCACAACGAAGATCAGTAAGAAACTAAAAAAGCCAAGCAAAAAGATAGCTAAGACTCACACTGGAACGGATGGAGGCAACACAGCTAAGCAGCATTTTGGCAATGGGAGGAGAAAGATCAGTCGCCATGGTAAAAAGCGCCATAGAAGTGATAGCAGCCAATCATCTGAGAGTGAGGGAAACAGTCGGTACGACAGCCGCCAGTCGTATGAAGATTATCAGAATGACAAGCCTGACAGTTACCAATCATCTGAGAGTACTGAAGACAACCTATCAGTGGGGAGTTCTCAAAGTGATGGCCACACTCAAATGGAAGACTAGGAGACCAAATCCCAAAAAGATTATCAGGAGCACAAAAGCAGTGCTTAAATATTCATAATTGCACTTGGTACATACATTACTTACTATTGGCACATATACACATGCCATAATTAAGTGGTATTGTTTGTGGTAAGCTGTCagtcctctacatgtctactcagacgtaagctcCATTAAGGTCAATGGCAGCTACTTCCTGGTTAGTCTGTatcggattgcagcctaagggtcATTATTAGAGCTGAGCTGCAAGACTCAGAAATATTTTCATTTGTGTTTCCCTTTGGCAatgaatttttgttgttgttgcttatttACGTAAATTTCCCTTCTTTGCCTTTATTCTCAGTTGACCCCAGTGATGTCATTATGCTATGAATGGAGAATGTTCATCACAGCTCTAGTCATGATAACGTCCTCTAAAAGAACTAAAGTAACAATGAAATGTACAGTATGTTATTTCACAATAAATTTGgaatttcctttttttgcagtcacatagTGTAAATTTGATGAAGGGACATCGAATTATTTCCTGGGGAAATAAAtagaagttttcttttcttttattgacATGAAATAGAAGGGGGAAATATATTTGTATGCACTCTAATAAAGGATGCTATGATGCTATTGATCACCAATAAAGTACTGGAAAAATCCAGCTTTtagtccacttttttttttatcatcccagggcaatcccattTAAAGTAACTCTAAGGCAATTGATCACATTTCTGGATTTTGTGCTGGATTTTGGCCTCTGTAAAGAACCTCTGAATTTATATGCAGGCTTTGCTAGAGCTGTAGGAAGCAGATTCTATAAGAGATTCCTACATCCATTTCGATCCTGCTCATGGAATCATCCCTGTAAAAGTGTACAGAGCATGTAGACAACATGCAAATGGTGTACCAGGGGTGGTTCCAATCAGGTTTCCCCccaatctaaaaggttgaaatgccactcctacctccaggatcagaggcagtaaacccagagagagagagagagagagagagagagagagagagagagagagagagagagagagagagagagagagttgttggggaacatgggtagcagggtgctgttgtgctcatgtccagtttgtgggttcctggtcaacagctggttggtcacggtgtgaacagagtgctggactagatggacccttggattgatccagcatggctcttcttatgttcataaggccagggctggtccaagacattttgctgtcagaggcaaagaaaaagagggtgccccctcccattctgtATGCAAAAGCCGATTGAACTAGCAGTCAAACCTTTCTTtagcactggcaatgggacagcatcctcagaggaacctaggaagctgccttatactcccTCTTGTCTTATACctagtcagactcttggtccatctagcccagtactgtcaacactgactggcagcaatggctttccagggttaCAAACAgcattctttcctagccttacctggagatgtcggggatcgaacctgggaccttctgcatgcaaagcaagtgttctaccactgagctacaagtcGCCTCCACCACACataaggcagcaggctaacttagggggcacaaGGTGCACAactttctcctccaacaccttgttaccccttcccagcatctgccgcttGAGGCcactgcctccctctgcctaatgatagggccggccctgcctaaAGCTGGGTTACTGGCAATGtgagctttattatttattatatttatatcctgccttttttcctccaaggaacccaaggtggtggacataatcctcctcctctccatgttaccctcacaacaatctccctgtgaggtaggtcagactgagagtttgtaactggcccaaagtcacccagtgggtatccatggccgagtggggactcaaacccggatctcctgactcccagtccaacaccttagctactacaccacactggttttaaactaaaatatgctggtccgCCCCTTTTCCTTCAGACCCACTCACTTTGCTGTtggcccaccactagaatgcagctaccaaaacagaatttggctgaaagaggttctgcacctctggctTATACAATGTCACCCGTGCACTTGACTTCTGCTCAGGCatcactttccccccaccccagaaaactcCTAAACATGGCTGTTGAAAAATGTGGTTTCTTGTTTCCACAAAATACAACTTTTGTTTTTCCCCTGTTGGGTGAGGCttgcagggatgggggagaaattctttcagtttgcattttaatgtgaacttaccttcaaatgtactttcaaaccaatatgcagAGACTTAGTTATCCTGTGAAATCTGACAAATTGCACAATGGGACAAAATAtgtacaaaagtgtgtgtgtgtgtgtgtgtgtatccatacagaaatgcatacattagtgaaaataacattcaggACTGCATTATATTAGAATAACCCCTTGCCAAAAGAGTGTATAGTAGGCAAAACTGAGCATAAAAAGTCATGTGTTCAGAGAAATGCACACATGGTTTGTGAGCAAAATCAAAATTATCATAATCCCTAATGGGAACTCCCCAACCACACTGTGTACATTTAACGCCCCTTCCCTTAACAGCAAGGTTCTGTCTGAAGAGTGACTGCAGATCCAGCCATTGCGCTGGCCAGGACCACTTTGCCTGCCCTGCATCCTCCCCCAGGAGGGAAGGCACAGCATAGGGTGGAGGAGTGACCCTCCTGTCTATGCCTCAGTTGGGCTAGCTTTGCCTGCCCCACATCTTTCCCTCATTGGAGAGGACACAGGGTGGGTGAAGCATTTAGTGCACCCCTCACCCTCAGCAACCcaattggggagggagagggttgTGCTAAGTAAAGGAAGAGCCAAagcctctgcaggccagatggggaacctccGCGGGCCAGATGAGGGTCACGGGCCAGAGGTCCCCACCCCTGCAGTGCACGATCCACGTTTGGCTGGGATTACTTTAAGAGGAAAAGGCAACACAGAAAACATGGccactgaagcagcagcagaggggaaaCAGTAAGAGAAGGGTGGCCATGAACAACTGTGAACATCTACTTTAAATGAGAATTACTTCAAGTAGTTTTTTTAGGAGTTGCCTTCTCCGAAGCACTTGGAAGGCGGGGGAATTGAACCATTTTAGCTCAGCAGTAGTGAAGTGTGCCAGGTGCTCTTACACAGGTGGATTTCACTGAGTGGGCTGCCATTACATCACTGTATGTATGTTCAATATTGCTCCCTCTGCTGGAGAGTTGTGAACTTTGCAAATGAAAGAAGCCATTTTGTTTCCTAAGGATGGCACTAAATCTGCCTCAGAGCTAACCCATGGTCAGGAGTGACTGGGAAAGACAGAAAAAACTGTTATATCCCGAAGAGAGGCACATTCGTGGCCTCAGTTATCTATACAAAATGCTTATAAGGTAGACCAAtgctaggaaaaggaaaggaacctctcgtgcaagcactgagtcattgctgactcttggagggatgccagctttcgctgacgttttcttggcaggccttatagcggggtggtttgccgttgccttccctggccattattacctttcccccagctagctgggtactcattttaccgacctcgggaggatggaaggctgagtcgacccgagccggctgcctgagaaccagcttccgctgggatcgaactcaggccgtggggagagtttcggctgcagtaactgctactttaccgctctgcgccacacgaggctatagTCACTTTATTTCATATACAGGGGCTAAAACTGAGAGAATAATGGCTTTCCTAAGACCCTTCAATATGCTCATGACTCAGATTAGATTTGGCCTGGGGACATCCCAGTTTATACTCTTAGTCACTACATTATGGCAACTCTCAATACTGCACCATTGAGAAAAAAAATTCTGCTggtctggctggctggggcatgctgagagctgtaggctTCTTTTTCTGTAAACATGCATTGCATAGGGTTGTGTCCTTAGAGAAGGTGTTCACTGTTAGTACCAGAGATTTTAGCCATTTGCTTATGTTAACAGCatctaaaagaaatgggggtgggtgggacgaaAATGACTAACCAGCTGTTATGGATGCATGCTGCAAGTGAGAGCATTTTTTCATGGAATCCCAGTCACAAGGCTGAAAGACAGAAGAAGAGTGTCAAACTCAATTTGTGCTCCAACCTGtaattctcattcattcattttatttatcacatttttatacctctcaatagccaaagctatctgggcagttcacaaaaatttaagccataaagtacaatttaaagtataaaacttaaacaacaatataaaaacacaatctaAAAGTACAatctaaaagtacaaccagaataaaaccaaatagcaatacagagatttaaaatagggatttaaatgcagatttaaaacagcaaagttaaaagattaagatggtaaaatgttaaaatactgggaaaacctggcgtcgaaaagagtccaatgtaggtgccaggcaaacctctctagggagctcattccacagccggggtgccacagcagagaaggtcctcctgctggtagccacctgcctcacttcctttggccggggtgttagatcaatgttcttttcacccaaggacgagatccaaacagcccttaagcacgactccacc
This genomic stretch from Elgaria multicarinata webbii isolate HBS135686 ecotype San Diego chromosome 10, rElgMul1.1.pri, whole genome shotgun sequence harbors:
- the LOC134404593 gene encoding uncharacterized protein LOC134404593, translated to MPVDNLTDKAQEASIEQKHLVEPTNDRKPEGTKTTESNHNFNGRHGNTRNWDLHEPRLEFIVDNEIPKGDIEIDGSGDAGFPSQVDTHHGIDTGNEHHGQVKDYQVTTSINNNTLWGKDKDGQSMISSTSKPTKDGYIKIGVKKNEAYVIQEINPYSYIPKKIKDPQSKDYSKVTLKGKTIATDKELGRKEDIYTDLLDNRKKDNITGKTRGHLNLEGNLSRDLQGKTEHIMKGDYTNVSSTKGTKEANEKDISNATVHKGKDKDIMIIKELNGQKDRSGATKPHKKGEVGGGVISGSHVKVAGTIKLDKRDGAREDIIDGKPKSQMEPTRFSKTHTKEEGDAAITGRLLSQVEDPVYTKTGKTNRSGVILSEKLNSHVDGFGVTKTNPKGEVNFLRRISGSQISGPGEIQQGGKGASEVDITPRKSNIGEGDLGFPKAHRKEVSSPEKINRKGHESSPGDPEMHERDKTRFGVPFQEVNKDTVKGSISYSNPAAETAADLRRSNIDPSDRKAEHRGQKTIQLKSALSLSHGSHKNSQGALNIPKDDKLKNPEHSSFTTKISKKLKKPSKKIAKTHTGTDGGNTAKQHFGNGRRKISRHGKKRHRSDSSQSSESEGNSRYDSRQSYEDYQNDKPDSYQSSESTEDNLSVGSSQSDGHTQMED